One region of Salvia miltiorrhiza cultivar Shanhuang (shh) unplaced genomic scaffold, IMPLAD_Smil_shh original_scaffold_455, whole genome shotgun sequence genomic DNA includes:
- the LOC131004725 gene encoding uncharacterized protein LOC131004725, translating into MEMEVMMPSPARDFNFDSASTTPFISAPSSPQRFGSFFYSAPTSPSRISANIPFHWEERPGTPKTATSSNYGDAADQDLDDADFAFDFSGHLERHSLPADELFHGGQIKPLKPPPPFHYDPHRPPKSPRKAFSPRHRVRDVDPFAAAIEQTTKKNTTADRRGRERKQQPPPSSRERNKGSSRSLSPFRVSDLLFDPAENDTVNEEDNPKTNNNNSIFSSSFWYKKWKIKDLLLFRSASESRAKDKQYSQLKKTPRADDVRNSSFRSTDSAGSVSSRRPPISAHELHYTVNRAFSEEMRRRTLLPYKQGLLGCLGFNPAAPDMSKGISPATSLPRV; encoded by the coding sequence ATGGAGATGGAGGTGATGATGCCCTCCCCCGCTCGCGACTTCAACTTCGACAGCGCCTCCACCACCCCCTTCATCAGCGCCCCCTCCAGCCCCCAACGCTTCGGCTCCTTCTTCTACAGCGCCCCCACCAGCCCCTCCCGCATCTCCGCCAACATCCCCTTCCACTGGGAGGAGCGCCCCGGCACCCCCAAGACCGCCACCTCCTCCAACTACGGCGACGCCGCCGATCAGGACCTCGACGACGCCGACTTCGCCTTCGACTTCAGCGGCCACCTCGAGCGCCACTCCCTCCCCGCCGACGAGCTCTTCCACGGCGGCCAGATCAAGCCCCTCAAACCCCCGCCCCCCTTCCACTACGACCCCCACCGCCCCCCCAAATCCCCCCGCAAGGCCTTCTCCCCCCGCCACCGCGTCAGAGACGTCGACCCCTTCGCCGCCGCCATTGAACAAACAACCAAAAAGAACACCACCGCCGacagaagagggagagagagaaagcagcAGCCGCCACCATCATCAAGAGAGAGAAACAAGGGGTCGTCGCGATCGCTCTCCCCCTTCCGCGTCTCCGACCTCCTCTTCGACCCCGCGGAAAACGACACCGTGAATGAAGAAGATAATCCCAAAACCAATAATAACAACTCGATATTCTCTTCCTCGTTTTGGTACAAGAAGTGGAAGATCAAAGACCTCCTGCTGTTCAGGAGCGCGTCGGAGAGCCGCGCCAAGGACAAGCAATACTCGCAGCTGAAGAAAACCCCACGCGCCGACGACGTCAGGAACTCCAGCTTCCGATCCACCGACAGCGCGGGCTCCGTTTCCAGCCGGAGGCCGCCGATCTCCGCGCACGAGCTGCATTACACGGTCAACAGGGCCTTCTCCGAGGAGATGAGGCGGCGGACGTTGCTGCCGTACAAGCAAGGATTGTTGGGATGCTTAGGGTTTAATCCCGCCGCGCCGGACATGTCTAAGGGGATTAGCCCCGCCACTTCTTTGCCGCGGGTCTGA